A genomic region of Papaver somniferum cultivar HN1 chromosome 7, ASM357369v1, whole genome shotgun sequence contains the following coding sequences:
- the LOC113300520 gene encoding uncharacterized protein LOC113300520, producing the protein MIKLKRKWMKSRREDDSRFSIPTQDDSLPIETHQQEELVRSFEQKQTQQSRLWRGVFSTLLIGYVVFMVFSIYQQASFPWELRYHGYFMGEIDSRMVIAADWIAVLACLMAVKGLFHNSISNRQWLIYSCFTGLLVAAFWLYHMLSLSKFHWDIIWLPLGPLSGAGLSLYIDHLLNESSEEIRKLRASMYSYKAA; encoded by the exons ATGATAAAATTAAAGCGAAAATGGATGAAATCTCGAAGGGAAGATGACAGCAGATTCTCAATCCCAACTCAAGatgattctcttcccattgaaaCTCACC AACAAGAAGAGCTTGTAAGGTCATTTGAACAGAAACAAACTCAACAGAGTCGTCTATGGAGG GGTGTATTTTCAACTCTTCTTATCGGTTATGTGGTGTTTATGGTTTTCTCAATCTATCAACAAGCTTCATTTCCATGGGAATTA CGTTATCATGGTTACTTCATGGGGGAGATTGATTCACGGATGGTCATTGCAGCAG ACTGGATAGCTGTTTTAGCTTGTTTAATGGCTGTTAAAGGTCTATTTCATAACTCAATATCTAACCGGCAGTGGCTTATCTACTCATGCTTTACTGGTCTTTTAGTGGCAGCTTTCTGGTTATATCATATGTTAAG TCTGTCCAAATTCCATTGGGATATCATATGGCTTCCCCTTGGGCCTTTGAG TGGTGCTGGGCTTAGCTTGTACATTGACCATCTACTTAATGAGTCGTCAGAGGAAATAAGAAAACTTCGAGCATCCATGTATTCGTACAAAGCTGCCTGA